A single genomic interval of uncultured Cohaesibacter sp. harbors:
- the argS gene encoding arginine--tRNA ligase: MNVFTIFTDRVKAAISEIGLTARDGSELDLSRVIVEPPRDAAHGDLATNAAMVLSKQVGMKPRDVADKIVEALAQDKDVAKVDVAGPGFINMALSDDFWRGLVKTIVTAGEAFGRCDLGAGSKINVEYVSANPTGPMHVGHTRGAVLGDCIANLLDFAGYDVCREYYINDAGAQVDVLARSAFLRYCEALGDDIGTIPDGLYPGDYLVPVGEALAKEHGDKLKKASEEEWLPLVRAFAVDAMMEMIRGDLGALNVNHDVFFSERSLIYGEKDRVKEAIEWLSDKGHVYVGTLPPPKGQLPDDWEDREQTLFRSTEFGDDIDRPLKKSDGSNTYFANDIAYHFDKFKRGYSKQVDILGADHGGYVKRLKSAVAAITQGEGGLEVKICQLVNLMRNGEQLKMSKRAGNFITLRDVVEEVGVDAVRFMMMYRKSEVTIDFDFAKVTEQSKDNPVFYVQYAHARTASIFRQAANEVPNLSVGLEDLANADLSAINDDLELALIRKLSEYPRIVEGAAETQEPHRVAFYLYDLAGYFHAVWNKGKEMPQLRFINVKDEKMTLARLALVQAVATIISSGLGLLGVNAPEEMR; encoded by the coding sequence ATGAACGTCTTTACTATTTTTACCGACCGGGTCAAGGCTGCAATCAGCGAGATCGGATTGACGGCACGCGATGGCTCAGAGCTTGACCTGTCCCGTGTGATCGTCGAGCCTCCGCGCGATGCGGCCCATGGTGATCTGGCCACCAACGCTGCGATGGTCCTGTCCAAACAGGTTGGCATGAAACCGCGCGATGTTGCCGATAAAATCGTTGAAGCGCTCGCTCAGGACAAGGATGTGGCCAAGGTGGATGTCGCCGGGCCGGGCTTTATCAATATGGCGCTGTCCGATGATTTCTGGCGGGGTCTGGTGAAGACGATCGTTACGGCCGGTGAGGCGTTCGGTCGTTGCGATCTCGGGGCAGGCTCGAAGATCAATGTCGAATATGTGTCCGCCAACCCGACCGGCCCCATGCATGTGGGCCACACGCGTGGCGCCGTTCTGGGCGATTGTATCGCCAATCTTCTCGACTTTGCAGGTTATGATGTGTGCCGCGAATATTACATCAACGATGCGGGTGCGCAGGTGGATGTTTTGGCACGGTCTGCCTTCCTTCGTTATTGCGAAGCGCTCGGCGATGATATCGGCACCATTCCGGATGGTCTTTATCCGGGCGATTATCTCGTGCCTGTTGGTGAGGCGCTGGCCAAGGAGCATGGCGACAAGCTGAAAAAGGCAAGCGAAGAGGAATGGTTGCCTCTGGTGCGGGCCTTTGCCGTTGATGCGATGATGGAGATGATCCGGGGTGATCTGGGCGCACTCAATGTCAATCACGATGTCTTCTTCTCTGAACGCAGCCTTATCTATGGTGAGAAGGATCGGGTGAAGGAAGCCATCGAATGGCTGTCTGACAAGGGACATGTTTATGTCGGCACCCTGCCTCCACCCAAGGGGCAGCTTCCCGATGATTGGGAAGATCGAGAACAGACCCTGTTCCGGTCAACCGAGTTTGGCGACGATATTGACCGGCCTTTGAAGAAGTCCGATGGCAGCAATACCTATTTCGCCAATGACATTGCCTATCACTTTGACAAGTTCAAACGGGGCTATTCCAAGCAGGTCGATATTCTCGGTGCTGACCATGGTGGCTATGTCAAACGGCTGAAATCTGCTGTTGCAGCCATCACACAGGGTGAGGGCGGTCTGGAAGTCAAGATTTGTCAGCTGGTCAATCTGATGCGCAATGGTGAACAGCTCAAGATGTCCAAGCGCGCCGGCAATTTCATCACGTTGCGCGATGTGGTGGAAGAAGTGGGCGTTGATGCCGTGCGCTTCATGATGATGTACCGCAAGTCCGAGGTGACGATTGACTTCGATTTTGCAAAAGTTACGGAACAGAGCAAAGATAATCCGGTTTTCTACGTGCAATATGCGCATGCCCGGACCGCTTCCATTTTCCGTCAGGCTGCAAATGAAGTGCCAAATCTGTCTGTCGGGCTGGAAGATCTAGCAAATGCCGATCTGAGTGCTATAAATGATGATCTGGAATTGGCGTTAATCAGAAAGCTGTCAGAATATCCGCGTATAGTAGAGGGTGCGGCCGAAACACAAGAGCCCCACAGGGTTGCGTTTTACCTTTATGATCTTGCTGGATATTTCCACGCTGTGTGGAACAAAGGCAAGGAAATGCCGCAATTACGCTTTATTAACGTTAAAGATGAGAAAATGACTCTAGCGCGCTTGGCTCTTGTTCAGGCAGTGGCCACGATAATCAGTTCTGGCCTCGGTCTGCTTGGTGTGAATGCACCTGAAGAAATGCGATAG
- a CDS encoding SPOR domain-containing protein, whose protein sequence is MSDPNDKKPQSPASNWSDFERQARENKDAAPVMEDPLAELDRIVSSGDFGSGSGQRGGSTVSEDDLRILEQELIKELRGQHDEAGHRAPASGGQPAAPQGEVPLADVPEYDPVPRARPLAQDRPQQPVQNAPVPDPREAVDPRSGYDPRYSAPEAPVAPDPRAYAQEPAVPQAPLPSSDAAHPAESGSGLDDWSSLFDDIAPSSSASSAPAVEPEAVRQPVEATDDEPPVATSGSYGQLSRRSAEKEDSFFTGLRATREPDVFASKPAQSEASPHAPEVSLGEQRSQSFRSGRSYDEGASGPQYGRQPEASAPLVDPLGGYQSDAVDAPVEPASEPVSPSSWRERRQAEPVVDPMHDYRPNDPAAGTPGAYGDGQSKRYAPDPTPVPASEPEPYGTYPGSQQSPSDSYGQQRRSVEEPMAPAQQRGLRQDPFAVFNDPSAQQASEPYMPYRAPEPSPTPAPDVNVAGQYDDYANYGTDPSYRDPGTQSYDQGYAPGQGGYQDPVGDDFAGAAETPVYGSYSDPTIAQAAAESAPIYQDEDYTTLETAAAMAAPQPKRKSRKGLYMAAAGVVVVGGLLAWGFGQSGGGSTETPVIEANTDPVKEAPEDPGGKVVPHQDQTVYDRIDGTESDEGPSNMMPATETPMDITANGQSPRVIPLSGGESSVSQSSGDGDSVSGAVAPKKVRTVVVRPDGTFVTSEEPAASDANQNQNTQLSSVDQQLLNATPSEQAITQTNNTDINGNPLNGGVASSVQPVVDEKDMPLPKSKPAELAALQAANQSSAPQPAPVAPAPQPSSQAPLVLTPTAPAAAPAPAPASNPVPPQSIAAPSGNGGYTVQVTSQRTPEQARASYANIQAQLSSVLAGYQPDIKQADLGARGIYYRVRVGSFADQGGAINFCNRIKAAGGDCLVARQ, encoded by the coding sequence ATGTCTGATCCCAATGACAAGAAGCCGCAATCACCCGCATCCAACTGGTCCGATTTTGAACGTCAGGCTCGTGAAAACAAAGATGCGGCTCCGGTTATGGAAGATCCATTGGCCGAATTGGACCGAATCGTCTCAAGTGGCGACTTTGGCTCAGGTTCCGGTCAACGCGGTGGTTCTACTGTTTCTGAAGATGATTTGCGGATTCTGGAACAAGAATTAATAAAAGAGTTGCGCGGACAACATGATGAAGCTGGCCATAGAGCGCCAGCCTCTGGTGGTCAGCCTGCTGCGCCTCAAGGTGAAGTGCCTCTTGCAGATGTGCCTGAGTATGATCCCGTGCCGCGTGCTCGTCCTCTGGCGCAAGACAGGCCTCAGCAGCCGGTCCAGAATGCCCCTGTGCCTGATCCGCGGGAAGCTGTCGATCCCAGAAGTGGATATGATCCAAGATATTCAGCGCCCGAAGCTCCGGTCGCTCCCGACCCTAGAGCTTACGCTCAGGAACCGGCCGTTCCTCAGGCTCCGCTGCCATCTTCTGATGCAGCGCACCCTGCAGAAAGTGGTTCGGGATTGGATGATTGGAGCTCCCTGTTTGATGATATTGCGCCATCTTCCTCAGCTTCGTCTGCTCCTGCTGTGGAGCCAGAGGCTGTGCGCCAGCCAGTTGAAGCGACCGATGATGAGCCACCTGTTGCTACAAGTGGAAGCTATGGTCAGCTGAGCCGTCGTTCAGCAGAAAAAGAAGATTCTTTCTTTACCGGTTTGCGAGCTACGCGCGAGCCGGACGTTTTTGCTTCTAAACCAGCGCAATCCGAGGCGAGCCCTCATGCGCCGGAAGTGTCTCTTGGAGAGCAACGGTCCCAGTCATTCCGAAGCGGTCGATCTTATGATGAAGGTGCTTCAGGCCCGCAATATGGTCGGCAGCCCGAGGCTTCTGCGCCGCTGGTAGATCCGCTTGGCGGGTATCAATCGGACGCGGTCGATGCACCTGTGGAGCCTGCTTCCGAGCCCGTCTCACCGTCCAGCTGGAGAGAACGCCGGCAGGCGGAGCCTGTTGTGGACCCGATGCATGACTACCGCCCGAACGATCCTGCTGCCGGAACGCCCGGTGCCTATGGCGACGGTCAGTCTAAGCGGTATGCGCCGGATCCGACGCCAGTGCCTGCATCAGAACCTGAACCCTATGGGACCTATCCGGGATCTCAACAGAGTCCGTCCGATAGTTACGGACAACAACGGCGGTCTGTTGAAGAGCCGATGGCGCCAGCTCAGCAGCGTGGTCTGCGTCAGGACCCGTTTGCGGTGTTTAATGATCCGTCTGCGCAGCAGGCAAGCGAACCTTACATGCCCTATAGGGCACCTGAGCCCAGTCCCACACCAGCTCCGGATGTGAATGTTGCCGGGCAATATGATGATTATGCCAATTATGGCACCGACCCGTCTTACCGTGATCCGGGCACTCAATCCTATGATCAGGGGTATGCGCCGGGGCAGGGTGGCTATCAGGATCCTGTCGGGGATGACTTTGCTGGAGCTGCAGAAACGCCAGTTTACGGGTCATACTCAGACCCTACGATTGCTCAGGCTGCTGCGGAAAGTGCGCCCATTTATCAGGACGAGGATTACACCACTCTTGAAACGGCCGCAGCTATGGCTGCGCCACAACCCAAGCGCAAATCCCGCAAGGGCCTGTACATGGCCGCTGCTGGTGTTGTGGTTGTTGGCGGTCTGCTGGCATGGGGCTTTGGTCAGAGCGGTGGTGGTAGCACCGAAACGCCTGTTATCGAGGCCAATACCGACCCGGTGAAGGAAGCGCCTGAAGATCCGGGCGGCAAGGTTGTTCCGCATCAGGACCAGACGGTTTATGACCGTATTGATGGCACTGAAAGCGATGAAGGGCCGTCCAACATGATGCCGGCAACCGAGACGCCGATGGATATCACGGCCAACGGACAGTCGCCGCGGGTCATTCCATTGTCTGGTGGCGAATCTTCCGTGTCCCAGTCTTCGGGTGATGGCGATTCCGTCAGCGGTGCTGTTGCTCCCAAAAAGGTCCGCACTGTGGTTGTGCGGCCTGATGGCACGTTTGTGACCTCTGAAGAACCAGCAGCTTCTGATGCCAATCAGAATCAGAATACGCAGCTCTCCAGTGTGGATCAGCAATTGTTGAATGCGACGCCTTCCGAACAGGCCATTACGCAAACCAACAATACGGATATCAATGGCAATCCGCTCAATGGCGGTGTCGCGAGTTCTGTGCAGCCGGTTGTTGATGAAAAAGATATGCCGTTGCCGAAGTCCAAGCCTGCCGAGTTGGCTGCGCTTCAGGCGGCGAACCAGAGCAGTGCGCCTCAGCCTGCTCCTGTTGCACCTGCGCCACAGCCGAGCAGTCAGGCTCCTTTGGTTCTGACACCAACCGCTCCGGCGGCGGCTCCTGCGCCTGCACCCGCGTCCAATCCTGTTCCTCCGCAGTCCATTGCGGCTCCAAGCGGGAATGGTGGCTACACTGTGCAGGTGACGTCTCAGCGCACTCCTGAGCAGGCCCGCGCCAGCTATGCCAACATTCAGGCCCAGTTGAGCAGTGTGCTTGCCGGGTATCAGCCGGATATCAAGCAAGCCGACCTTGGCGCACGGGGCATCTATTACCGTGTCCGCGTTGGCTCCTTTGCTGATCAAGGTGGCGCGATCAACTTCTGTAACCGGATCAAGGCCGCCGGTGGTGACTGTCTGGTTGCGCGTCAGTAA